DNA sequence from the Gemmatimonadales bacterium genome:
GCCGCGTATCGGCCCCCGACGCTCCGGAGCCGGCTCGGGCTGTACCGGCAGAGCAGAGGTGACCAGGCTGCGGATGACAGCACGAGTCATGGCCACGGGACGAACGGACTGGGTAACTCGAGGTCGGCCTGGCGGGAAACGCTCCGGTGTTCCGCCCTTGTCCACTTTGGCGGATGATTGTCGCCGTGAGGGCAACCCTCACTCTGCGAGCCGGCTATGTTCCCCCCGCTGTCCCGGGCGATCTCACTTGTGCTGCCGGCTCTGCTGTTGACTGTTCTCGCGTGTGGCGGCGGTGCCGGCCCGTCGCCCCCCCCGGCTCCCCCCCCGCCGCCGCCGCCCCCGCCACCGCCGGCCGCGCCGGTGGTGGCGACGGTCGAGGTTACCCCCGCGACGGCGAGCCTGCTGGTGGGTGGTGCCGTGAGCTTGAGTGCTTCGGCGAAGGATGCCGCCGGGGCGGCTATTGCTGGCAAAACGTTCACCTGGACGAGCCAGGCGCAGACCGTTGCCACTGTCACCCAGAGCGGTGCGGTGACCACGCTAGCTCCGGGGACTGCGGTTATCACGGCCTCGGTAGATGGGCGGACTGGTCAGGCCTCGGTCGAGGTGGTCGATCCGCTCGTCATTCCAGTCTTCGGCCGTCCGTTCGGTGCCGGGGTGGACTACTTCACGACCAACCTGCACGACCATGACATTCCGCAGTCGTTTTTCGACAACGGCCGGAAGGTCAGCTTCTGGGGCGAACAGTACGACATTCTCGGCTACGAGGGTCACGAGGGGTACGACTGGCGGATGGCCGAGGGGACACCAATTCTGGCCGCGGCTGCCGGATCGGTGGTTGCCGCAGTGAGTCCGGCGTTCTTCTGCCCTGTCACCAACACCACGATCCCGGAAGACGGCAACGGCCTGGTGGTGATCGAACACCAGCTGCCTGGAGGTGTCCGGCTCCGGAGCCTTTACGCCCACCTGAGTCGCCGCGATGTGGCGCCTGGCCAGCCGGTGACTGCCGGCCAGCAGATCGGCTTGAGCGGCAATGTCGGTTGCTCTCTCAATCCCCACCTCCACTTCGCGGTGTTCCGGCTGACGCAGACGAACAATGGTCAGCCCTCGCTGATTGATCCGTATGGATGGGAGGGACCAGGCCCGGATCCCTGGGTCGGCAATCCGGGAGGCGCAAGCAGCATTCGCCTTTGGAAGCAGGGCCAGGCGCCCGAACTCTTCTCCCGTCACACCCGGCCGGTCAACAACGCTGGGGGATCGGTGTTCTTCGGCCTGACCGAGGCCCGCGCGATGGGGTACCGGGACGACATCAATCCGAACAATGAGT
Encoded proteins:
- a CDS encoding peptidoglycan DD-metalloendopeptidase family protein; its protein translation is MFPPLSRAISLVLPALLLTVLACGGGAGPSPPPAPPPPPPPPPPPAAPVVATVEVTPATASLLVGGAVSLSASAKDAAGAAIAGKTFTWTSQAQTVATVTQSGAVTTLAPGTAVITASVDGRTGQASVEVVDPLVIPVFGRPFGAGVDYFTTNLHDHDIPQSFFDNGRKVSFWGEQYDILGYEGHEGYDWRMAEGTPILAAAAGSVVAAVSPAFFCPVTNTTIPEDGNGLVVIEHQLPGGVRLRSLYAHLSRRDVAPGQPVTAGQQIGLSGNVGCSLNPHLHFAVFRLTQTNNGQPSLIDPYGWEGPGPDPWVGNPGGASSIRLWKQGQAPELFSRHTRPVNNAGGSVFFGLTEARAMGYRDDINPNNEYVEISRDPAFAPASLDIGGATIRTRAGTQYTVPAGTLLSGATPAIRIYTGPGTNSPTILYMGKSAGIYDNRRECISVFNAAGLIRNQLAMGVDGCSP